In Nocardia sputorum, a single genomic region encodes these proteins:
- a CDS encoding winged helix-turn-helix transcriptional regulator has translation MTAGPETPIDPCPITPVIDLVFGRWSTQVLWVLTHDGRLRFTELQQRIPGLTPKVLTQRLRQLERDGLVARTYHPEVPPRVEYEATALARTLTPVFGSIVDWSAEHLGEVLAARAAYDAGERAS, from the coding sequence ATGACCGCCGGGCCCGAGACGCCCATCGATCCCTGTCCGATCACGCCGGTCATCGACCTGGTGTTCGGCCGCTGGTCCACCCAGGTGCTCTGGGTGCTCACCCACGACGGCCGGCTTCGGTTCACCGAACTGCAACAGCGCATCCCCGGCCTGACGCCCAAGGTCCTCACCCAGCGCCTGCGTCAGCTGGAACGCGACGGCCTGGTCGCGCGCACCTACCACCCAGAGGTGCCGCCCCGGGTCGAATACGAGGCGACCGCGCTGGCCAGGACGCTGACGCCGGTGTTCGGCAGCATCGTGGACTGGTCCGCCGAACACCTCGGCGAGGTTCTCGCGGCCCGCGCCGCCTACGACGCGGGGGAGCGCGCGAGCTGA
- a CDS encoding lipocalin-like domain-containing protein has translation MNASDLVGTWELVSYYDLDEQNGTSQGPLGDAPRGLLIYGAHGYMSVSMMRTDSAAGANPFMGYAGTWRLTGAEVVHAISVCSNPAWAQTEQVRRMSLDGDVLTLIGAAQVGGRTQRRVLTWRRSRPPQPNRHSGEYENNGSSN, from the coding sequence ATGAACGCAAGCGATCTCGTGGGTACTTGGGAACTGGTGTCCTACTACGACCTCGATGAGCAGAACGGCACCAGCCAGGGCCCGCTCGGCGACGCCCCGCGCGGCCTGCTGATCTACGGCGCGCACGGCTACATGTCGGTGAGCATGATGCGCACGGACAGCGCCGCGGGAGCCAACCCGTTCATGGGTTACGCGGGCACCTGGCGATTGACCGGCGCGGAGGTGGTGCACGCGATCAGCGTGTGCTCCAACCCGGCGTGGGCGCAGACCGAGCAGGTGCGGCGAATGTCGCTGGACGGAGACGTGCTGACGCTGATCGGCGCCGCACAGGTCGGCGGGCGGACGCAACGCCGGGTGCTCACCTGGCGCCGCAGCCGCCCGCCCCAACCGAACCGTCATTCCGGGGAGTACGAGAACAACGGCTCGTCGAACTGA
- a CDS encoding alpha/beta fold hydrolase, producing the protein MSTYLLIHGAFHGGWVWQRVTPLLEDAGHRVLAPSLVGLGDRAHLLTADVGLDTHVQDLVDLVTAEDLTDIVLVGHSYAGIVVTALADAVPERIAGLVYLDTFVPRDGEAVADIMPGMVQAFAAAAAATGDGWRVPPQTEPTGDGGLYGVTEEPDLSWLASMQTPQSLKTFQQPVRLTNPEALEAIPVTHVHCGEGGEDFKAMRAAMPRTLPPADLPADRLHVLPTGHDCMITMPRELAGCLITSASHPASAR; encoded by the coding sequence GTGTCGACCTACCTGCTCATCCACGGCGCCTTCCACGGCGGCTGGGTCTGGCAGCGGGTGACCCCGCTGTTGGAAGACGCGGGCCACCGCGTCCTGGCTCCTTCGCTGGTCGGCCTCGGCGACCGCGCGCATCTACTGACCGCCGACGTGGGCCTCGACACCCATGTCCAGGATCTGGTCGACCTGGTCACCGCCGAGGACCTGACCGACATCGTCCTGGTGGGTCACAGCTATGCGGGCATCGTCGTCACCGCCCTGGCCGACGCCGTGCCGGAGCGCATCGCCGGCCTCGTCTACCTCGACACCTTCGTGCCGCGCGACGGCGAGGCGGTGGCCGACATCATGCCGGGCATGGTCCAGGCGTTCGCCGCCGCGGCGGCCGCCACCGGCGACGGCTGGCGGGTGCCGCCGCAAACCGAACCGACCGGCGACGGCGGACTGTACGGCGTCACCGAGGAACCCGATCTCAGCTGGCTGGCGTCCATGCAGACGCCGCAATCGCTGAAGACCTTCCAGCAGCCCGTGCGATTGACGAATCCGGAAGCGCTGGAGGCGATTCCGGTGACGCACGTGCACTGCGGCGAAGGCGGCGAGGACTTCAAGGCGATGCGCGCGGCCATGCCGCGCACCCTGCCGCCCGCGGACCTGCCCGCCGACCGCCTCCACGTGCTACCCACCGGGCACGACTGCATGATCACGATGCCGCGCGAGCTGGCCGGATGCCTGATCACGTCGGCGTCGCATCCAGCGTCCGCCCGATGA
- a CDS encoding luciferase family protein, with amino-acid sequence MTTTTPDGRLDLPPRSGDRPRTREHNPHQQLSQTAPPELQEELWSRMTTLDGVLPGRSGVSVPDTRALHLRPTIAHGPAEAYLVGTEFAHLHGHGDGSLHMCLPKGVVAEAVRQGWAEPHPMARQGYLPGTLVMIYGPRDHAELDIVWRLVRVSHRFARQPATA; translated from the coding sequence ATGACGACGACAACACCGGACGGGCGCCTGGACCTGCCGCCTCGCTCCGGCGACCGGCCGCGCACCCGGGAACACAATCCGCACCAGCAGCTCAGCCAGACCGCGCCACCCGAGCTGCAAGAGGAACTGTGGTCGCGGATGACCACGCTCGACGGCGTCCTGCCCGGTCGCAGCGGGGTGTCTGTGCCCGACACCCGCGCCCTGCACCTGCGGCCGACGATCGCCCACGGGCCCGCCGAGGCGTATCTCGTCGGCACCGAATTCGCCCACCTGCACGGGCACGGCGACGGCAGTCTGCACATGTGCCTGCCGAAAGGCGTTGTCGCCGAGGCCGTCCGGCAGGGCTGGGCGGAACCGCATCCGATGGCTCGGCAGGGGTACCTGCCCGGGACGCTGGTGATGATCTACGGGCCGCGCGATCACGCGGAGCTGGACATCGTCTGGCGACTGGTGCGGGTCAGTCACCGGTTCGCCCGGCAACCGGCTACAGCGTGA
- a CDS encoding ketosynthase chain-length factor, with protein MILVTGMGVLAPNGAGVERFWDAVLAGRGGIAPLTRFDASRSAARLAGQVADFDAGEHLPSRLLPQTDISTRMALVAAQWALDDAKVDTTTMTDYDMGVVTGNASGGFEFTHREFNKLWSLGSEHVSVYESFAWFYAVNTGQISIRHGMRGPSSALVAEQAGGLDAIGHARRTVRRGTPLVVTGGVDSALDPWGWASHLSSGGVSTATDPDRAYLPFDAAAAGYVPGEGGAMLVVEDAAAARARGVPKVHGEIAGYASTFDPPPGSGRPSGLRRAAELALADAGMTPADIDVVFADASGIPDRDRDEAAAIEALFGPCGVPVTASKALTGRLFSGAGPLDVVTALLTMRDSVIPPTARTTALAEDCRIDLVLGAPRTATVGGALVLARGRWGFNSAVVVRAVSDRDLPRSDS; from the coding sequence ATGATCCTCGTGACCGGAATGGGCGTGCTCGCGCCGAACGGTGCCGGCGTGGAACGTTTCTGGGACGCCGTGCTGGCCGGCCGCGGCGGGATCGCGCCGCTCACCCGATTCGACGCTTCCCGTTCGGCGGCCCGCCTGGCCGGCCAGGTGGCCGATTTCGACGCCGGTGAACACCTGCCGAGCCGGCTGCTGCCGCAGACGGATATCTCCACGCGAATGGCGCTGGTCGCCGCGCAGTGGGCGCTGGACGACGCCAAGGTCGACACCACGACGATGACCGACTACGACATGGGCGTGGTCACCGGAAACGCCTCTGGCGGTTTCGAATTCACCCATCGGGAGTTCAACAAGCTGTGGTCGCTCGGCTCCGAGCACGTCAGCGTGTACGAGTCCTTCGCGTGGTTCTACGCGGTCAACACCGGCCAGATCTCCATCCGGCACGGCATGCGCGGGCCGAGCAGCGCCTTGGTCGCCGAGCAGGCAGGCGGCTTGGACGCGATCGGCCACGCGCGGCGCACCGTGCGGCGCGGGACGCCGCTGGTGGTCACCGGAGGCGTCGACTCGGCGCTGGATCCGTGGGGCTGGGCCTCGCATCTGTCCAGCGGCGGGGTGAGCACCGCGACCGACCCCGACCGCGCCTATCTGCCGTTCGACGCCGCAGCGGCGGGATACGTGCCGGGTGAGGGCGGTGCCATGCTGGTCGTCGAGGACGCCGCCGCCGCGCGCGCCCGCGGTGTGCCCAAGGTGCACGGCGAGATCGCGGGCTACGCCTCGACCTTCGACCCGCCGCCCGGTTCCGGCCGGCCCTCGGGCCTGCGCCGCGCCGCCGAACTGGCGCTGGCCGACGCCGGGATGACACCGGCCGACATCGATGTGGTGTTCGCCGACGCCTCCGGCATCCCCGACCGCGACCGCGACGAAGCCGCCGCCATCGAGGCGCTGTTCGGGCCCTGCGGCGTTCCGGTCACCGCGTCGAAAGCGCTGACCGGGCGGCTGTTCTCCGGCGCGGGTCCGCTCGACGTCGTCACCGCGCTGCTGACGATGCGCGACTCGGTGATCCCGCCGACCGCCCGCACCACCGCGCTCGCCGAGGACTGCCGGATCGACCTGGTCCTCGGCGCCCCGCGCACCGCCACCGTCGGCGGCGCGCTCGTCCTGGCTCGCGGACGCTGGGGTTTCAACTCCGCGGTCGTCGTGCGCGCCGTGTCCGACCGAGATCTGCCGAGGAGCGACTCATGA
- a CDS encoding acyl carrier protein, translating to MTMTITELRRILVDCAGGEDLAELDGDIAAVEFEELGYDSLALIETAARIQRDFGVTIPEEQLVEVKTPQELVDIVNTQLQGAA from the coding sequence ATGACCATGACCATCACCGAACTACGCCGGATTCTCGTGGACTGCGCGGGCGGCGAGGACCTCGCCGAACTCGACGGCGACATCGCCGCCGTGGAATTCGAGGAGCTGGGCTACGACTCGCTCGCGCTCATCGAAACCGCCGCGCGCATCCAGCGCGACTTCGGCGTCACCATCCCGGAGGAACAGCTCGTCGAGGTGAAGACGCCGCAAGAGCTGGTCGACATCGTCAACACCCAGCTGCAAGGTGCGGCATGA
- a CDS encoding aromatase/cyclase encodes MSAEVMTHTTVVQAAPEVVYDLVADVTRWPVIFEPSVLVRHLHRGPDEERFRLWATVGGAVRNWTSRRVLDAGQRRIGFEQERSQAPIASMGGAWSFRAIGPGSTEVTLDHHFTVVDGVDPGQVAAAVDRNSETELAALARIAELGHPVDEVIHTFADTVTLNCSAAEAYDFVYHSERWPEQVPHVGRIELTEDAEGVQLMEMDTVTAGGIPHTTKSIRVCFPGERIEYKQLVPPAILFGHSGGWEFADGPDGAVVTARHTVAINPSAAREILGANTDLADARAYLTDALSSNSRNTLRCAERYAATTKSPT; translated from the coding sequence ATGAGCGCCGAAGTGATGACCCACACCACAGTGGTGCAAGCCGCGCCCGAGGTCGTCTACGACCTGGTCGCCGACGTGACCAGGTGGCCGGTGATCTTCGAGCCGAGCGTGCTGGTACGCCACCTGCACCGCGGACCGGACGAGGAGCGCTTCCGGCTGTGGGCGACCGTCGGTGGCGCGGTGCGGAACTGGACGTCGCGGCGGGTGCTGGACGCCGGGCAGCGCCGCATCGGCTTCGAGCAGGAGCGCAGCCAGGCGCCGATCGCGTCGATGGGCGGCGCCTGGTCGTTCCGTGCGATCGGTCCGGGCAGCACCGAAGTCACCCTGGATCACCACTTCACGGTGGTGGACGGGGTCGATCCCGGGCAGGTGGCCGCGGCGGTGGACCGCAACAGCGAAACCGAGCTCGCCGCGCTGGCCCGCATCGCCGAACTCGGTCACCCGGTGGACGAGGTGATCCACACCTTCGCGGACACGGTGACGCTGAACTGCTCGGCCGCCGAGGCGTACGACTTCGTCTACCACAGCGAACGGTGGCCCGAGCAGGTGCCGCACGTCGGCCGCATCGAGCTCACCGAGGACGCCGAGGGCGTGCAGCTGATGGAGATGGACACGGTGACCGCGGGCGGGATTCCGCACACCACCAAGTCGATCCGGGTGTGCTTCCCGGGCGAGCGGATCGAGTACAAGCAGCTGGTGCCGCCCGCGATACTGTTCGGCCACAGCGGTGGGTGGGAGTTCGCGGACGGACCCGACGGCGCGGTCGTGACCGCACGGCACACGGTCGCGATCAATCCCTCCGCCGCGCGCGAGATCCTCGGCGCGAACACCGATCTCGCCGACGCCCGCGCGTACCTGACCGACGCGCTGTCCAGCAACAGCCGCAACACGCTGCGGTGCGCCGAGCGCTACGCCGCCACGACGAAGTCGCCGACATGA
- a CDS encoding acetyl-CoA carboxylase biotin carboxyl carrier protein has translation MTAVEENAPATGHEDYLRVLEAIQTGALQLLAGFPQQPSALRFQVGEVTVEAEWQAAAPAAPAAAPVEGIAAPEVPALGAVVRAPSVGVFYRCPEPGADPFVEVGDRVSAGQQVGIVEAMKLMIPVTAQAGVITGILKEDGEPVQFDEPLFSYSPE, from the coding sequence ATGACCGCAGTAGAGGAAAATGCCCCCGCCACCGGGCACGAGGACTATCTCCGGGTGCTGGAAGCGATCCAGACCGGTGCGCTGCAGTTGCTCGCGGGGTTCCCGCAGCAGCCGAGCGCGTTGCGCTTCCAGGTGGGGGAGGTGACCGTCGAGGCCGAGTGGCAAGCAGCCGCCCCGGCCGCGCCCGCGGCTGCTCCGGTGGAAGGCATTGCCGCGCCGGAGGTTCCGGCGCTCGGCGCCGTCGTGCGCGCTCCCAGCGTCGGCGTGTTCTATCGATGCCCCGAGCCGGGCGCGGACCCGTTCGTGGAGGTAGGCGACCGCGTGAGCGCCGGGCAGCAGGTCGGCATCGTCGAGGCGATGAAGCTGATGATCCCGGTGACGGCCCAGGCGGGCGTGATCACCGGGATTCTCAAAGAAGACGGTGAGCCGGTTCAGTTCGACGAGCCGTTGTTCTCGTACTCCCCGGAATGA
- a CDS encoding FAD-dependent oxidoreductase: MPGVRTESVRVCVIGGGPAGLMTGLLLARSGVEVLVLEKHPDFLRDFRGDTVHTSTLLAMNDLGLAEEFLALPHVELPRLPMATATGPVVFADFSALPGPFPFVAFMPQWDVLNFLAEAGRRYPGFRLVQEAEVTELIQRDGAVTGVRATTAGGPLEVTADLVIAADGRHSIVRRSGLLEVAASAAPMDVLWFRVGKPEGERLPTVRSGKGFFIVCIDRGDYLQVAYMIPKGGFATIREAGPARFRADLAAIYPVLAPYLEAEILGWDDVKPLDVRVDRLRRWYRPGLVAIGDAAHAMSPAGGVGINLAVQDAIAAARLLAPILTAGATPTTAQLRAIQRRREFPMRVVQFAQLRLLADLYPSAGRPGTDNPLLVRLLRRFPRLPRLVARVIGVGVRPEPVPPAASNQTGTALTKLREN; encoded by the coding sequence ATGCCTGGCGTGAGGACCGAATCGGTACGGGTCTGCGTGATCGGCGGCGGCCCCGCCGGACTGATGACGGGGTTGCTGCTGGCCCGCTCCGGCGTGGAAGTTCTCGTGCTGGAGAAGCATCCGGATTTCCTGCGGGATTTTCGCGGCGACACCGTGCACACCTCGACGCTGCTGGCGATGAACGACCTCGGCCTGGCCGAGGAGTTCCTCGCGCTGCCGCACGTCGAACTGCCTCGATTGCCGATGGCGACCGCGACCGGTCCGGTGGTGTTCGCGGATTTCAGTGCCCTGCCCGGACCTTTCCCGTTCGTGGCGTTCATGCCGCAGTGGGATGTGCTGAACTTCCTCGCCGAGGCGGGCCGCCGCTACCCCGGCTTCCGGCTGGTGCAGGAAGCCGAGGTCACCGAGCTGATCCAGCGCGACGGCGCGGTGACCGGCGTCCGCGCCACGACGGCCGGCGGACCGCTGGAGGTCACCGCCGACCTGGTCATCGCGGCCGACGGGCGGCATTCGATCGTGCGCCGGTCGGGGCTGCTCGAGGTCGCCGCCAGCGCGGCGCCGATGGACGTGCTCTGGTTCCGGGTCGGCAAGCCGGAGGGCGAACGGCTGCCCACCGTGCGCAGCGGGAAGGGGTTCTTCATCGTCTGCATCGACCGCGGAGACTATCTCCAGGTCGCGTACATGATCCCGAAGGGTGGCTTCGCGACGATCCGGGAGGCGGGGCCCGCACGGTTCCGCGCGGATCTGGCCGCCATCTATCCCGTGCTCGCGCCGTATCTGGAGGCGGAGATCCTGGGCTGGGACGACGTGAAGCCGCTCGACGTCCGGGTGGACCGGCTGCGCCGCTGGTACCGGCCGGGGCTGGTGGCGATCGGGGACGCGGCGCACGCGATGTCCCCGGCGGGCGGGGTCGGGATCAATCTGGCGGTGCAGGATGCGATCGCCGCCGCCCGGCTGCTCGCGCCGATCCTCACCGCGGGCGCGACGCCGACCACGGCCCAGCTGCGCGCCATCCAGCGCCGCCGCGAGTTCCCTATGCGCGTGGTGCAATTCGCGCAATTGCGCCTGCTGGCCGACCTCTACCCCAGCGCGGGACGCCCGGGGACCGACAACCCGCTGCTGGTCCGGCTGCTCCGCCGTTTCCCGCGGCTGCCCCGCCTGGTCGCCCGGGTGATCGGCGTCGGCGTCCGCCCCGAACCCGTGCCGCCCGCCGCGTCGAACCAAACCGGCACGGCACTGACGAAACTCAGGGAGAACTGA
- a CDS encoding beta-ketoacyl-[acyl-carrier-protein] synthase family protein — protein MSRRVVVTGLGVRAPGGSGKDEFWKLLSEGRTATRRISFFDASPYRSQVAGEADFDPAREGLSPREIRRMDRAVQFAVVCAREAVADSGLDLAAVDPHRLGVSLGSAVAAATSLEREYLVLSDSGKNWLVDETYLSPHMFDYMIPSVMPAEVAWSVGAEGPVAMVSNGCTSGLDSVGHAVQLIREGSADVMVAGASDTPITPIVVACFDAIKATTPRNDEAEVASRPFDNSRNGFVLAEGAAMFVLEEYESARKRGAHVYAEITGYATRCNAYHMTGLKADGREMAEAIRVALDESRIDPTGVDYINAHGSGTRQNDRHETAAVKRSLGAHAYATPMSSIKSMVGHSLGAIGSVEIAASLLALEYQVVPPTANLHEPDPECDLDYVPLVARDHRMDTVLTVGSGFGGFQSAMVLRKAEAVAA, from the coding sequence ATGAGCCGCCGCGTTGTCGTCACCGGGCTCGGCGTCCGCGCGCCCGGCGGGTCGGGCAAGGACGAGTTCTGGAAGCTGCTGTCCGAGGGCCGCACCGCGACGCGGCGGATCTCGTTCTTCGACGCCTCGCCCTACCGGTCCCAGGTGGCCGGCGAGGCGGACTTCGACCCGGCGCGGGAGGGTCTGTCCCCCAGGGAGATTCGGCGCATGGACCGCGCGGTGCAGTTCGCCGTGGTCTGCGCGCGGGAGGCGGTGGCCGACAGCGGGCTCGACCTCGCGGCGGTCGATCCGCACCGGCTCGGCGTGAGCCTCGGTAGTGCGGTCGCTGCGGCCACCAGCCTGGAGCGCGAGTACTTGGTGCTGTCGGACTCCGGGAAGAACTGGCTGGTCGACGAGACGTATCTCTCCCCGCACATGTTCGACTACATGATCCCCAGCGTGATGCCCGCGGAAGTGGCCTGGAGCGTGGGCGCCGAGGGACCCGTGGCGATGGTCTCCAACGGGTGCACGTCGGGTCTGGACTCGGTGGGCCACGCGGTGCAGCTGATCCGCGAGGGCTCCGCCGACGTCATGGTGGCGGGGGCGTCCGACACGCCCATCACGCCGATCGTGGTGGCCTGCTTCGACGCGATCAAGGCGACGACGCCGCGCAACGACGAGGCGGAGGTCGCCTCACGGCCGTTCGACAACTCGCGCAACGGGTTCGTGCTCGCCGAGGGCGCCGCGATGTTCGTGCTGGAGGAGTACGAGAGCGCGCGCAAGCGGGGTGCGCACGTCTACGCCGAGATCACCGGCTACGCGACCCGGTGCAACGCCTACCACATGACGGGGCTCAAAGCGGACGGCCGCGAGATGGCCGAGGCGATCCGGGTGGCGCTCGACGAATCCAGGATCGACCCGACCGGCGTGGACTACATCAACGCGCACGGCTCCGGTACCAGGCAGAACGACCGGCACGAGACCGCCGCGGTGAAGCGCAGTCTCGGCGCGCACGCCTACGCCACGCCGATGAGTTCGATCAAGTCGATGGTCGGACACTCGCTCGGGGCGATCGGCTCGGTCGAGATCGCCGCCTCACTGCTGGCGCTGGAGTACCAAGTGGTGCCGCCGACGGCGAACCTGCACGAACCCGACCCCGAATGCGATCTGGACTACGTGCCGCTGGTCGCCCGCGACCATCGGATGGACACCGTGCTCACCGTAGGCAGCGGGTTCGGCGGCTTCCAGAGCGCGATGGTGCTGCGCAAGGCGGAAGCGGTGGCGGCATGA
- a CDS encoding MBL fold metallo-hydrolase — protein sequence MTATETAAAPRVQELADGVYAYTHSRGGWCVSNAGVLTAPGGAVVIDTLATEGRTRALVEFVDGLGTGPARTIVNTHHHGDHNFGNHLFGPAAVVVGHDRIRPEMIETGLALTKLWPDVEWGDVRVTLPSITFSYHLTLHRGERRVELIHFGTAAHTTNDVVAWLPEERVLFAGDLVMAGAAPFCLMGSVSGSITAVRRLAALGAETVVAGHGPVTGPEIFDQTLRYLRWVQELAAEGRALGLTPLAIALEADHGEFTELVDQERLVGNLYRADAELTGGPPGEPLDVLAIFDEMVLYNGGQVPTCLA from the coding sequence ATGACCGCCACCGAGACGGCCGCCGCCCCGCGCGTCCAGGAGCTCGCCGACGGCGTCTACGCCTACACGCACAGCCGCGGCGGCTGGTGCGTCAGCAACGCCGGGGTGCTGACCGCGCCGGGCGGCGCGGTGGTCATCGACACGCTGGCGACCGAGGGACGCACCCGCGCCCTCGTCGAGTTCGTCGACGGGCTCGGTACCGGCCCCGCCCGCACCATCGTGAACACCCATCACCATGGCGACCACAATTTCGGCAACCACCTGTTCGGACCGGCCGCCGTCGTCGTCGGCCACGACCGGATCCGGCCGGAGATGATCGAGACCGGCCTGGCACTGACCAAGCTGTGGCCGGACGTGGAATGGGGTGACGTGCGAGTCACGCTGCCGAGCATCACGTTCAGCTACCACCTGACTCTGCACCGGGGCGAGCGCCGGGTGGAGCTCATCCACTTCGGGACCGCCGCGCACACCACCAACGACGTGGTGGCGTGGCTGCCCGAGGAACGCGTGCTGTTCGCCGGCGACCTGGTGATGGCGGGCGCGGCGCCGTTCTGCCTGATGGGTTCGGTCAGCGGTTCGATCACCGCGGTCCGGCGGCTGGCCGCGCTGGGCGCGGAGACGGTGGTCGCGGGGCACGGCCCGGTCACCGGGCCGGAGATCTTCGACCAGACGCTGCGGTATCTGCGCTGGGTGCAGGAGCTGGCCGCGGAGGGACGCGCGCTCGGGCTGACGCCGCTGGCGATCGCGCTGGAGGCCGACCACGGCGAGTTCACCGAGCTGGTCGACCAGGAGCGGCTGGTGGGCAACCTCTATCGCGCGGACGCGGAACTGACCGGCGGCCCGCCCGGTGAACCGCTGGACGTGCTGGCGATCTTCGACGAGATGGTGCTCTACAACGGCGGGCAGGTGCCGACATGCCTGGCGTGA
- a CDS encoding SDR family NAD(P)-dependent oxidoreductase, translated as MAENRRVALVTGATSGMGLEITKNLAAQGIAVFLCARDQQRVTDTVKSLQDDGHEVDGTVCDVADAAQVREYVDAGVRRYGPIDILINNAGRSGGGVTAQVPDDLWFDVINTNLNSVFLMTKAVLNAGGMLERGSGRIVNIASTGGKQGVVHGAPYSASKHGVVGFTKALGLELAKTGITVNAVCPGFVETPMAERVREVYSGLWGVDTDEVHARVSARVPIGRYVQPFEVAAMVDYLIGPGAGAVTAQALNVCGGLGNY; from the coding sequence ATGGCGGAGAATCGGCGCGTCGCGCTGGTCACCGGAGCGACCAGTGGAATGGGCCTGGAGATCACGAAAAACCTTGCCGCGCAGGGAATCGCGGTGTTCCTGTGCGCTCGCGATCAGCAGCGGGTGACCGACACGGTGAAGAGCCTGCAGGACGACGGTCACGAGGTGGACGGCACCGTCTGCGACGTCGCCGACGCCGCGCAGGTGCGCGAGTACGTCGACGCGGGTGTGCGGCGCTACGGCCCCATCGACATCCTGATCAACAACGCGGGCCGCAGCGGCGGCGGCGTCACCGCGCAGGTGCCCGACGACCTGTGGTTCGACGTGATCAACACCAACCTCAACAGCGTGTTCCTGATGACGAAGGCGGTGCTGAACGCGGGCGGCATGCTGGAACGCGGCAGCGGCCGCATCGTCAACATCGCCTCCACCGGCGGCAAACAGGGCGTGGTGCACGGCGCTCCGTACTCCGCGTCCAAGCACGGCGTCGTGGGTTTCACCAAGGCGCTGGGCCTCGAACTGGCCAAGACGGGAATCACCGTGAACGCCGTCTGCCCCGGATTCGTGGAGACGCCGATGGCCGAGCGGGTCCGCGAGGTGTATTCCGGGCTGTGGGGCGTGGACACCGACGAGGTGCACGCCAGGGTCAGCGCGCGGGTGCCCATCGGCCGCTACGTGCAGCCGTTCGAGGTGGCGGCGATGGTCGACTACCTGATCGGCCCCGGGGCGGGGGCGGTCACCGCGCAGGCGCTGAACGTCTGTGGCGGACTGGGCAACTACTGA